The genome window GAGCTCAAGACTTTGCTTAGCCACTCGTTTCGCTTCCGATCCCAATCTCTTGCATTCATAACTAGTCTTCCTTTGGTTTTTTGACAACGCAAAAAGCCCGCTGAGAAGGTAGGTTTACAAAAAACCTACCAGCCTGCGGGCTGAATCAACATAACCAGAAATTCCTAGAGTACAGAACCTTACATAGGTGGTTCATCAGAGAAGTGAATTACATTACACTCCACTATTATACCAAGTAAGCCTACCGATTGGGACACGAATAAAAAGCAATACTCACGCCAAACAGTAGGAGCCAGACAATGGAGCGGGTGTTTTTCCCACGTTTTCCTTAACTGAAAGGTTTTCTTACTTTTCCTTGTTAATCCATCCACTTATTCGTTAGTTTCTCCAAATCCCCTTTGAGGGTCATTTCCTCCATCCACACATTGACCCAATTGCCGAAGACAAAGTCCCCGCGAGGCATTAAAATTCCCATTTGGCTCTTTGTAAACGTTTGGTCAGTCAACGGAGCGTAAAGCCGTTGGTCCTCTTTCGCATACGATTTCGCTTCAATGCTGTCGGTGATCATTACATCAACTTCTCCTGAGGCCACTTTTCCGGGAATCTCCAGATTTTTCTCGAATACCATGATCTGCGCGTTTTTCAAGTTTTCTTTGACAAATTTTTCGTTTGTACCTCCTGGATTGACCCCGATTTTCACGTTTGGCTGGTCAATATCAGCCAAGCTTTTAAATTTATCCTTGTCAGCCATTCGAATCAGCGGAGACTTTCCAAAATTGATATACGGACGGGAGAGCTGAGCTTTTTTTGCGCGCTCAAGGGTGCGGGTGATGCCTCCTATTGCAATGTCATACTTGTCTGCCAGCAGATCATCCATCAGTGTGGGCCATGTAGTCTTGACAAAGACGACTTTGACACCCAGATCGTCCGCCAGTTTTTTCGCCATATCGATATCGTGTCCTTCATACTCGCCTGTTGCCGGATTCAAGTATGAAAAAGGTTTGTAATCTCCCGTCGTCCCCACACGGATGTAGCCATTTTTCAGAATCGCATCGAGTCGGGATTCCACTTGCCCATACATTTCTGGACCTTTCTTGGTTTCCGCAGACATGGCATCAGTGCCGGAAACGAGCAAGCCGACAAACAGGATGAGAGACAGCGCAATGGTTAACCAATTATTACCAGTTCGTTTCATGATACCAACTCCTTATTGTTTCCTTATTTTTAAAACATTCAGATAGATTCTGTTCATATTCTGCAATTCCTTCACAAAAAATCAGAAAAACCGGGTATGGCGCCGAGTGACAATTAGGAACGAAGCAGCGGTAGTCTGAGGAATCGTAAATAAAGTCTTAGATTGCAGCTGATTTTATTGAGCTCGGTGGTGAGGTGATCAGTTGCTCCTTGAAGGTTTCAGCCATCGGGGCTGTTACAGGAGCGGCGGTACGCGGAAGCAGAATGGGCGATAAGGATGAAGATTGTCCTCGTCAAAAAATAAAGCCTTGAGGGGAATTGAGCCGCTCAAGGTTCAACCGATTCTTCCAGGAGAGTAATGAACGTAGAAGG of Brevibacillus choshinensis contains these proteins:
- a CDS encoding transporter substrate-binding domain-containing protein, with amino-acid sequence MKRTGNNWLTIALSLILFVGLLVSGTDAMSAETKKGPEMYGQVESRLDAILKNGYIRVGTTGDYKPFSYLNPATGEYEGHDIDMAKKLADDLGVKVVFVKTTWPTLMDDLLADKYDIAIGGITRTLERAKKAQLSRPYINFGKSPLIRMADKDKFKSLADIDQPNVKIGVNPGGTNEKFVKENLKNAQIMVFEKNLEIPGKVASGEVDVMITDSIEAKSYAKEDQRLYAPLTDQTFTKSQMGILMPRGDFVFGNWVNVWMEEMTLKGDLEKLTNKWMD